The genomic region ACTGCAATTAGTAAAATGCAGTTTTGAGTTGCAAACGAAAATGTACAACGTCTACAATATGGCAAAAATTATGACCCACTCATTGTCTTTTACCTGTTACTTGCCAAAAGATATATGTACTCGTGTGTTAAAAATAACATGTTCACTGTGACGCCCATTTTCCTGCAGATTGAAAATTCCTTCAGACTGCACCACAGAGCTCAACCACAACGCCTACCTCTTCCTTCAGAGCGTCTTTGACAAACATGACAAGGTACAGTCCTCTAAGTCTTGTTCTGTATTTGCACGAGCCTAAGCCCTGGAGACGTACTCAAGCAAAGTGGCTCAGTGTAGCCCACGCTGTCCTCCTGCCAAGGCGAGATTTAACTCCTTGCCACCGAGGAAGGATTAGCTTAGTCGGAGAGTAGAGGTTGCAACCTGTGTCAAGATCTGCTCTCTGTCATGGTGATTAATGCCTAACTGAATTTGTGCCTCAGTCcatcctgtgtgtttttcagttagAGACTTACATGCAGCAAACGgagtcaattattttcatgtaaTCTAATCTGTAACACTTTCTGTCTTGAGCATCACTTTCTACAGTTGTTACCTTCCCTGAACGACAATCTCTGTGTCCCAACAGGACCGTGACTGTGCCTTGTCACCAGAGGAGTTGAAAGACCTGTTTGATGTTTTTCCCTACATGCCCTGGGGTCCTGATGTCAATAACACAGTTGGCACTAATGACAATGGTTGGATCACATACCAGGGCTATCTTTCCCAGTGGACGTGAGTGGGCTTTTTTATTCAGTGATGTGATAACAATGTGTGCATTTTCCAAAGAAAACTGGCTTTGGCGACCTCCAGTGCTGTCagctatattttatatttaaaggaccccttatttagtttgttttacttctAGGCTAACGACATATCTCGACGTCCAGCGATGCCTGGAGTATTTGGGTTACCTTGGTTACTCAATCATTGCTGAGCAGGAGTCACAGGCGTCAGGAATCACAGGTAACAATCTTCCACATTAACATTTCGCTGCATTGGTTAAATGTAGATCCATAGAGTGGCTATCGTAAGTATTCACCCCCTTGGATGTTTTATccttttttggcttttttcacacaaaaatttATTGGAAAAAACTCTTTaatgtcaaagtgaaaacagatttcTACAAAGTAATGtcagtgaaacaaaaatatataaagaaatataattGTTTGCATAATTATTCACCCCCTTTTTAGTTTAATGGTCTAATTCAATAGAGTTTACGAAAAAGCAGTGTCCGCTCCTCATCCTGTACACTCAAAATCATATACGTCAGCCTTCAACATTAAATGATTGAACAGTTTAAAGTGGATGTTAAGTGGATGTTTttgttgactgactgactgcaggcatGTGTTTTGTACAGCAGCCTTCTGAACTGATcctctgttgtctgtgtgtgtgtgtgtgtgtgtatatgtgtgtgtgtgtttgcccccTACAGTAACCAGAGATAAGAAGATTGACCTGCAGAAGAAGCAGACCCAGCGCAGTGTCTTCCGTTGTAACGTCTTCGGAGACATTGGCAGTGGCAAGAGTGGTTTCCTCCAAGCTTTCCTAGGTCGAAACCTTACggtaaaacaaacataaacagtcGTAAATGTAACCATTTCAGTGCATATATATTTTTGCCACTATGTTCATGAGCCCTCGATTGCAAAGACAATTCAAAAAGTAAATATTACTTGATAATATCACCAGTGAGAAGCATTTGACTCAAAGTTTTCAGGTCAGTCTTCACAAAACTCActtgaaaacatttctttcagCGGCAGAAAACCATTAATGAAGAACACAGATCCTTCTATGCCATCAGCACAACATATGTGTATGGCCAGGAGAAATACCTACTTGTGAGTATCAGAATGTGGGGTTTGCGAGAAGTCTACCAGCAGCGAAACAATctggaaaaacatttatttattagtatttaCAAATAGAATTATAAACTGCCATGTGTAACAATTCCTATGGCTGACTGTCAGATATTATCGAGGTCCACCCACAGCATAAGGTTTGCCATACATATCTGGCTTTAAATACAGCATAAGCTGCTTATCATGCTCATCTAGGACGAAAGACTTAGAGCATTGTACCTCTTACTCGCTAAAGTGAATTACAGATGCATTAAAATACCTGACACAAGTTTTCTGTAACCCACATCCATTATAGTACAGTGGAAAGTTGCTGCGCTGGGTCTCCTGCAGTTCAATCTTCTCATCTCTGGCTGCTGCAGGGGGCAAACACACACGTTCAAGTTGTTTATACATGCTTAACAAAAGACTTAGAATTGCACCACTTAAGTTAAGGTTACAGATACACgacatgttttctttaaccCACGTCTAATTTATAATGATGTGCACTTTGCACATTGTGTTCCTCTAGGAAACAGTGAGGGTGGGAAAAATTGAAAAAGTCTATTAATTCTATTAATATTTCCGATTTTGACTACAGTAAACCAGGCAACAATGAAGCAGAgaactgtgatttttttctccatttatgttcaacatttttaaagtgtcCCTCTTCTTCAACCTCCTCACCAGCTTCATGAAGTTTTCCCCGACTTTGACTACCTGTCTGATGCCGATATGTCCTGTGACATTGTCTGCTTGGTCTATGATGTCAGCAACCCCTACTCCTTTGAGTACTGTGCCAAAGTCTTCAAGGtaaaagtgtgcgtgtgtgtgtgtgtaagtacatAAGACTAATGTTCATTatgaaacacattcattcacgcGCTCAGTCTCACTCTGTTTCCCCCTCAGCAATACTTCATGGACAGCAAGACACCCTGTATGATGGTTGCAGCAAAGTCCGACCTGCCTGAGGTCAAGCAGATGTACGGCTGCAGTCCCCTGGAGTTCTGTAGGAGGCACAAGATGCCGCCTCCTCAGACGTTCACCTGCAACACAGCGGCTGCAGCACCCAACCAAGACATCTACACCAAACTCACCACGATGGCCATGTACCCGTACGTATACTGACTCTTGATCCAATGATTGATAAAGACACTAGAGCACTACATATAGTGCAGCCAGAGACCGTCATTCCCAGAGATTAGGTGTTACACAATTTGAGTTAAACAATCAAAAACATTATAGTATGCACAAAGTTGCTCTTGTCACAATTTATGTTGGAATTGGGTGGTAGTAATTGACATCTTGAAAAAGGGGGTTTCCATataaaaggtttgggaaacactgctccaAGATATTAAATCTCATCATATGTTGGCTTTTTTCCACTTACCGGTTTGATAATGTTAGAGAAAAAGGTTTGTGGGTGAAATGATGTGGTACTGATTCTTTCTATATTCAATCTATATGTACTTTCCTCTGATTGCTGTGACAACTTCATACTATATTGTTGTGACGAGTGGACTAAATTTCTCCTTCTCCTGAATAAGTCTCAGTTGAAACGTTTCATCTTTTCTGACTCTCCGTGAGAGGATGAGCCACCTTGGAGTCACCTTTGAACTTTTTCCTCTCCCTGGTGTTGTGTTTGTCCCCTTTCCCTTCGGTCTGTGTTTAACAtccaccctgtgtgtgtgtgtgtgagtgtgtgtttttctcccctgcatctctctctctctctctctcctcagccaCGCCCGGCTGCGCTGCATGTGCACTTGTAACCGGTGCACATTCTGCTTGTGTCAGAACCTCCTCaactctgagctgctgcagacGGTCAGAGCCAAACTCTACGCTGTCGTACTTAGAAGGTTCTCTCTACTTTTAAGACACCTGTCACTTCCttcatccatttttttctttttgattctgtcatttctgtggCATTCAGCCAGTTTTAGCTGCCGGTCCAAAAAAGAGACTTCTGCTCATTGTACGGTACTGTAGGCAGAGGGAAGAAAATCATATGTCATTAATGCTCTCCTCTGTGAATTCCTCATTCTTCCTACTTTCATTTAGGACGACACTAGCATGAGTTTTTATAGTAGTTGCTGATGataatgttcatgttttcagtgactaATGTTTGCAAACAGTCTTcacctctgttttctttttgcttttgttttcatactatcttttctttttccaacaaTCATTTCTGGTATCTCTACTTTCTTAATGTTGATTTTGCTTGCTGTCTCTGTAAGCATTAGAAGCAGCGTTTCCTGTTTGATTTCAGATCCATTATTTGGTTGTTGCTGTCTTTTCTGTCCTGTTCTTCTTGCCTCCTGTCATTATTATAACCCTGCAGATGCTGTGTTTCAGTATCTTCACATTTAGAGGCTCCATCGTTGTTCTGTCATCATATTTAATTAGAATACACATCACTCCTGAGCCTTCCAATCATCCCCTTCTATTGAAAATGTAGTCATTAATTGAAGATAAcaagttgccatggtgaattgTGCATAGTCTGAGATGAGATCAGTCAATTCTGACCCCGTAATAATTAATTTTGAAGTAGCAAATCTCTTCTCTCACTGGTTTATGTCAtccttttctttgtcatctctGTTTTCCACTTTCATCTCTTTAAAGTTCTTCCCTACACGTAGTCTTTGTATTTATCTATATCTCAACTCTGTGTTTAACAGACATGTGAGCCAGGCAGACCTGAAGAGCTCCACCTTCTGGCTCAGAGCGAGTGTTGGGGCCACAGTGTTTGCAGTGTTGGGTTTAACTCTGTACAGAGTGCTGCTCAGACAGCGGTGATTCTCTTCGTCTTTATCCATGGACATCTATCCTGACAGGTCACATCATTTGTCCCCGCCCCCCCAATTTTGCTTGAAGTACATTAAACATTCATGGAAAACGTCTGAAAATAAACcctcattttatttcttcctgGGGATAAATGAGAAAAATCTTTAATTTTGTACCGAAATAACTTAGTCTGTTCTCCAAGTCTTTGCACggtaaaataattatatttataaaaacaaacattgtaaGTTGCCACATTGAGATACAAAGCtaggtattt from Solea senegalensis isolate Sse05_10M linkage group LG6, IFAPA_SoseM_1, whole genome shotgun sequence harbors:
- the rhot1b gene encoding mitochondrial Rho GTPase 1b isoform X1 — encoded protein: MRKDVRILLVGEPKVGKTSLIMSLVSEEFPEVVPYRAEEITIPADVTPERVPTHIVDYSEAEQTDEQLFQEISKANVICIVYSVNNKKSIEKVTSHWIPLITENTDKDSRVPLILVGNKSDLVEHSSMETILPIMNQHSEIETCVECSAKNLKNISELFYYAQKAVLHPTGPLYSPERKDMKPLCVKALTRIFKVSDLDNDGILNDNELNFFQRTCFNTPLEPQALEDVKNVVRKNLSDGVCNNGLSLKGFLFLHTLFIQRGRHETTWTVLRRFGYDDDLELNQDYLFPPLKIPSDCTTELNHNAYLFLQSVFDKHDKDRDCALSPEELKDLFDVFPYMPWGPDVNNTVGTNDNGWITYQGYLSQWTLTTYLDVQRCLEYLGYLGYSIIAEQESQASGITVTRDKKIDLQKKQTQRSVFRCNVFGDIGSGKSGFLQAFLGRNLTRQKTINEEHRSFYAISTTYVYGQEKYLLLHEVFPDFDYLSDADMSCDIVCLVYDVSNPYSFEYCAKVFKQYFMDSKTPCMMVAAKSDLPEVKQMYGCSPLEFCRRHKMPPPQTFTCNTAAAAPNQDIYTKLTTMAMYPHARLRCMCTCNRCTFCLCQNLLNSELLQTVRAKLYAVVLRRHVSQADLKSSTFWLRASVGATVFAVLGLTLYRVLLRQR
- the rhot1b gene encoding mitochondrial Rho GTPase 1b isoform X3 — translated: MRKDVRILLVGEPKVGKTSLIMSLVSEEFPEVVPYRAEEITIPADVTPERVPTHIVDYSEAEQTDEQLFQEISKANVICIVYSVNNKKSIEKVTSHWIPLITENTDKDSRVPLILVGNKSDLVEHSSMETILPIMNQHSEIETCVECSAKNLKNISELFYYAQKAVLHPTGPLYSPERKDMKPLCVKALTRIFKVSDLDNDGILNDNELNFFQRTCFNTPLEPQALEDVKNVVRKNLSDGVCNNGLSLKGFLFLHTLFIQRGRHETTWTVLRRFGYDDDLELNQDYLFPPLKIPSDCTTELNHNAYLFLQSVFDKHDKDRDCALSPEELKDLFDVFPYMPWGPDVNNTVGTNDNGWITYQGYLSQWTLTTYLDVQRCLEYLGYLGYSIIAEQESQASGITVTRDKKIDLQKKQTQRSVFRCNVFGDIGSGKSGFLQAFLGRNLTRQKTINEEHRSFYAISTTYVYGQEKYLLLHEVFPDFDYLSDADMSCDIVCLVYDVSNPYSFEYCAKVFKQYFMDSKTPCMMVAAKSDLPEVKQMYGCSPLEFCRRHKMPPPQTFTCNTAAAAPNQDIYTKLTTMAMYPHARLRCMCTCNRCTFCLCQNLLNSELLQTVRAKLYAVVLRRFSLLLRHLKSLLSLFFPTRSLCIYLYLNSVFNRHVSQADLKSSTFWLRASVGATVFAVLGLTLYRVLLRQR
- the rhot1b gene encoding mitochondrial Rho GTPase 1b isoform X2, with the protein product MRKDVRILLVGEPKVGKTSLIMSLVSEEFPEVVPYRAEEITIPADVTPERVPTHIVDYSEAEQTDEQLFQEISKANVICIVYSVNNKKSIEKVTSHWIPLITENTDKDSRVPLILVGNKSDLVEHSSMETILPIMNQHSEIETCVECSAKNLKNISELFYYAQKAVLHPTGPLYSPERKDMKPLCVKALTRIFKVSDLDNDGILNDNELNFFQRTCFNTPLEPQALEDVKNVVRKNLSDGVCNNGLSLKGFLFLHTLFIQRGRHETTWTVLRRFGYDDDLELNQDYLFPPLKIPSDCTTELNHNAYLFLQSVFDKHDKDRDCALSPEELKDLFDVFPYMPWGPDVNNTVGTNDNGWITYQGYLSQWTLTTYLDVQRCLEYLGYLGYSIIAEQESQASGITVTRDKKIDLQKKQTQRSVFRCNVFGDIGSGKSGFLQAFLGRNLTRQKTINEEHRSFYAISTTYVYGQEKYLLLHEVFPDFDYLSDADMSCDIVCLVYDVSNPYSFEYCAKVFKQYFMDSKTPCMMVAAKSDLPEVKQMYGCSPLEFCRRHKMPPPQTFTCNTAAAAPNQDIYTKLTTMAMYPHVSQADLKSSTFWLRASVGATVFAVLGLTLYRVLLRQR